The Hymenobacter sp. GOD-10R genome includes a window with the following:
- a CDS encoding response regulator: MQKLSSVLLIDDDATNNFLNERLLNRLEVADQLMVAETEQDALFLLAEFEESPPALILLDMEVSGTAGVEFLEHYQAKQQKQATVVVMHPATMNSHDLARMNGLSINGMISKPLTEEKIDQILQLHFQRALSA, encoded by the coding sequence ATGCAAAAACTATCTAGCGTATTGCTCATCGACGATGACGCAACAAACAACTTCCTCAATGAGCGCCTGTTAAACCGTTTAGAGGTAGCCGACCAACTGATGGTTGCCGAAACGGAACAAGACGCTCTCTTCTTACTTGCTGAGTTTGAAGAATCTCCACCAGCACTCATCCTCCTTGACATGGAAGTGTCAGGTACAGCAGGTGTTGAATTTCTGGAACACTACCAAGCCAAACAGCAGAAGCAAGCTACCGTCGTAGTTATGCACCCAGCTACTATGAATTCGCACGATCTAGCCCGCATGAATGGTCTATCCATCAATGGCATGATTAGCAAGCCCTTGACAGAAGAGAAGATTGATCAAATTCTTCAGCTTCATTTCCAACGCGCACTATCAGCATAA
- a CDS encoding Gfo/Idh/MocA family oxidoreductase encodes MNKNSESPSRREFIKQSAAAAASFMIVPRFVLGGKGYTAPSDQLVVAGIGAGGKGESDIAAFAKTGKARIGYLCDVDDRRAAKSIKSFPQAKYYKDWRELFDKEAKNIDAVSVSTPDHNHAIITLAAMELGKHVYVQKPLTHDIYEARMLTEAAKRYKVVTQMGNQGASNDGVRQLQEWYDAKTIGDVHTVYCWTDRPVWPQGIAWPTTTGSVPSELDWDLWLGTAPQRPYVDHLIPFNWRGWWEYGTGALGDMGCHLMEAPFKVLGLTYPKAVQASVGSVYVDEFKRGYFPESCPPSSHVVLTFPKTDKTKGDIKVHWMDGGIQPERPAELGPNEMFGDNGNGILFIGKKGKMMASTYSADPRLLPTSRTQEVKVKQKYERVPGQADGHYGQWVEACLAGYGNKQVSSPFEQAGPLTEALLIANLAIRGYDVQRPKSSGSGVDYPGRGVELLWDPKQMKVTNLDDVNRFVKRDYRAGWKQS; translated from the coding sequence ATGAACAAGAATTCCGAGTCTCCATCACGCCGCGAGTTTATAAAGCAGAGTGCTGCGGCGGCAGCTAGCTTCATGATTGTGCCCCGCTTCGTGCTCGGTGGCAAAGGCTACACGGCTCCCAGCGACCAACTCGTAGTAGCTGGCATTGGCGCCGGTGGCAAAGGCGAGAGCGACATTGCGGCCTTTGCCAAAACGGGCAAAGCACGTATTGGCTACCTATGCGATGTTGACGATCGTCGCGCTGCTAAATCGATTAAGTCGTTCCCACAGGCCAAATATTATAAAGATTGGCGCGAGCTGTTTGACAAAGAAGCCAAGAACATCGACGCGGTATCAGTATCGACGCCCGATCACAACCACGCCATCATCACCCTAGCTGCTATGGAGCTTGGCAAGCACGTGTACGTGCAAAAGCCGCTCACCCACGACATCTATGAAGCGCGCATGCTCACCGAAGCCGCCAAACGCTACAAAGTCGTGACGCAGATGGGTAATCAAGGCGCTTCCAACGACGGCGTGCGGCAGCTGCAAGAGTGGTACGATGCCAAGACCATCGGTGACGTCCACACAGTGTATTGCTGGACCGACCGCCCCGTGTGGCCCCAAGGCATTGCTTGGCCTACCACAACTGGCAGCGTGCCATCGGAGCTAGACTGGGACTTATGGCTCGGTACGGCTCCCCAGCGCCCCTACGTTGATCACCTAATACCGTTCAACTGGCGCGGATGGTGGGAGTATGGTACCGGTGCTCTCGGCGACATGGGCTGCCACCTGATGGAAGCACCCTTCAAAGTACTCGGCCTGACATATCCCAAAGCGGTGCAAGCCAGCGTGGGCAGCGTATATGTAGACGAGTTTAAGCGTGGCTACTTCCCCGAGAGCTGCCCGCCATCGAGCCACGTTGTTCTCACATTCCCCAAAACTGACAAAACTAAGGGCGACATAAAAGTGCACTGGATGGATGGCGGCATCCAGCCGGAACGTCCCGCCGAGCTAGGTCCGAACGAAATGTTCGGCGATAATGGCAACGGTATCCTCTTCATCGGCAAAAAAGGCAAGATGATGGCCAGCACTTACTCGGCCGATCCGCGTTTGCTGCCCACTTCGCGCACTCAAGAGGTGAAGGTGAAGCAGAAGTACGAACGGGTGCCGGGCCAAGCCGACGGGCACTACGGGCAGTGGGTAGAGGCTTGCTTGGCTGGCTACGGCAACAAGCAAGTAAGCTCACCTTTCGAGCAAGCTGGTCCCCTAACGGAAGCGCTGCTGATTGCCAACCTAGCTATTCGCGGCTACGATGTGCAGCGCCCCAAATCCTCTGGCTCCGGCGTCGATTATCCTGGCCGCGGCGTGGAACTGCTGTGGGACCCCAAGCAGATGAAAGTAACCAACCTAGATGACGTGAACCGCTTCGTGAAGCGCGACTATCGCGCCGGTTGGAAGCAGAGCTAG